TCACGCCAGATGCATCGGCACGGAAACAATCAGGGCATCGTGGTGGGGCGTGCTCGCGTCAGGCGCTTGATGCGCAAGATGGGGCGCTGGCCATTTATCAAAAACCAAGGACCAGCGTCCCGCATCCTGAGCGCAAGGTTTATTCGTGCCTGCGGCGTGGTTTACAGGTCGATCGACCAAATCACGCGTAGTACGCCGATATCACGCATGTGCTAATGAATCGCGGAGCCCTGTATCTGGTGGCGATCATGGACTGGCACATCTTGGCGGTGCTGTCCTGGCGCTTGTCCAACGCCATGGATACGGATTTCTGCATCGTCGCACGGGAAGAGGCCATGAAGAGGTATGGGTTTCCTGAAATTTTCAACATGGACCAGGGGTCGCAATGCACCAGCCAGGCATTCACCCAGGCTCTCAAGGACGCCGAGGTATCCATTTTCATGGATGGCAAGGGCCGGTGGATGGACAATGCCTTCATCGAACGCCTGTGGCGCTTACGTGAAATGGGCGCGCCTCTCCCTGCGAGAGTTGGAAACCGCCATCCAGGCCCGGCAGGCGATTGGAAACCGGGTCCGCTTTTACAATGAGCAGCGACCGCATACGGCCTTTGACGGTTGTCGCCTCATGGACGTATACAGAGAAGGACAAATAGCCTCGAAGGCGGCATGAGCAGCAACCGGACGAGAGCTCCACCTCCCCGCAAAACTGTCCAACCATCCGGGTCCACCGCAAGTTATCCTCCAACATCAATGTGCAGTGTTTGTGCAAGGTCTATTCTCCGGAAGCCAGGTCCAATCCATGCATCCAAGGGCGGAACCCCGCGGACAGGCGTACCTTCTCCGGCCAGCGGCCTGGCTGCCGCCCACCGCTGCGGGCCCCGGCGGTCCGGGGCGCAAAGTTCGCCTCATCCTTGACGCACAATCGATTCACAGGTAAGGCTATACTCTTTTTCTTTGGAAATATTTTTCACATCGCGAGCCACATCATGTCTTCCACAGCCGCACACCGGGGCGCCTACCGGCGCGTTTTGGCCATCGGTCTGCCCCTGGTGGTCAGCATGGGCGCCACCACGCTCATGCTTTTTACCGACCGGATGTTTCTGGGCAACTATTCCCTCGACGCCATCGCCGCCGCCATGCCCGCAGGCATCGCCTCCTTCGCCATTCTGTCCTTTTTCATCGGCACGGCCGGGTACACCGGGGTGTTCATCGCCCAGTACACCGGGGCCGGGCGTCCGCAGCGCGTGGGGGCGGCCCTGTGGCAGGGGGTGTGGTTCTGCCTGCTGGCCGGGGTGTTTTCAGCGGCGGCCTCGCTTCTGGCCGGGCCGCTTTTCGCCCTGGCCGGACATCCGCACGACGTGCGCGTCCTGGAGGAGCCGTATTTTCGCATTCTGATGCTGGGCGGGGTGTTCGCCATCCTGGACGCCGCCTTTTCGGGTTTTTTCACCGGCCGGGGGCTGACCCGGGTGGTCATGGCGGTTAACCTGACGGGGGCGATCCTCAACATCCCCCTGGACTACGCCCTGATCTACGGGGCCTTCGGGTTTCCCGAACTGGGCATCCGGGGAGCGGCCCTGGCCACCGTGGCCGGGGGGGCCGTGAGCGCGGCGCTTTTTACGGCGCTCATCTTCACCCAAAAAAACGAGCGGCTTTTCCGGGTCAGAAGCGCATGGGCCCTGGATCGCGATCTTTTCACGCGGCTTATGAAATACGGCCTGCCCGGCGGCGTCCAGTTCTTCCTGGACATCTTCGCCATCACCTTTTTCGTCTTTTTGGTGGGACGCATCGGCAAGGAAGAACTGGCGGCCACCAACATCGTCTTCTCCATCAACACCCTGACCTTTTTGCCCATGGTCGGGTTCTCGGTTGCGGCCAGCACCCTGGTGGGCCAGGCCCTGGGCGCGGGCGATCCCGATGCCGCCCATCGCGACACCATGGCCACGCTTCGCCTGACGCTGGGCTACATGACCGCCGTGGCCCTGCTGTTCGTGGTTTTTCCCGAGGTGTTTTTGGTTCTGTTCCGGCCCCGGGACTTGGATGCCGCCGGATATGCGGCCATCACCGCAACCGGGGTCTGGCTGATGCGTTTCGTGGCCGTCTATTCGATCTTCGACGCCGTAGGCATGATCCTCTTCGGGGCGCTCAAGGGGGCGGGCGACAGCCGCTATCTCATGTTGTCCATGGGCGGCGCGGCCATCTTGGTGATGATCCTGCCCACCTACGTGGCGGTGGAGACCTTCGGGGCCGGGGTGTATGCGGCCTGGGCCTTTCTGACGGCCTACGTCGTGGCCTTGGCCGGGCTCATGTGGCTGCGCTACCGGGGCGGCAAATGGCGGCGCATGCGGGTCATCGAGGGGGCGGGATAGGCGTTCGTCCCGCCATATGGCGGATCGGGGAGGTGGTGGTATGGCGCTTCAGCCCGCTGCCGGATGCCCCGTATCCGACTCCGGGCCGCCATGCGTCGCTGTTCACGTTATTTCACGGCTTCTGTGCGAGTAAAACAGGAGTTCTCAAGTAAGATATAGCGATAAATTTGATCGCGCAAGTTGGTATCTTGATTGTCGAGGAAGGAATCGCTGTTGTCGGTTTGATTTTTTATGTTCTTGTAGGCAGCTGTATATGATCGATGATCGTGGATAATGTAAGGCATTCTGACATGTTCGATAGAATATGCTTTGCATTTTTTATTTACGTTTCTATTGTTTGATATGAAGACTGACGATGTATTTGAAAAAATATTGTTTTGGTTGTTAATAGGAACGATGTAATATCCTGAAAGTATTTTTGGTCTGCCGTCTTCGCATTTAATTGTTGAGATACTGAAGAAAGAAAGATGCTTGTTCCCGATGCGAAGTGAGACTTTTTGTGGATAGAGAATAGTGTCTTTTTGTAATAGTTCGAAGTCGAAATTAATACTGAGTCCATTGCTAAGAAATTTGAATCCGGATTCCGCAGAGATAGCTGCCTCTGAGAGGCAGAGGAGACGCTCCGGGAAGGAAAAAAAAGTTGTAACCAAGCTTTCAGGTATTTTTTCCGTTATTCTTTCTTCGGCCGTGGCGATGAGGTCTCTGAATGAGTCTGCCACAGCCTGTTCTTCAATAGAAGTTACCGATTCACGGGCAGTGTTTTTGTCTATAAGTTTGACATATCCGTGTTCAATGTATCGCTTCATCACTTTTGATTTTACATTATTGATTTCAATGATGTAAAAGTCGTTTTCTTCCGCTATGATCTTTGCGTATGCGGTTGCGTCATAAGAGAAAGTGTTGTCATTTGTGCATGTCTGATTGTCGATGCTCGAATTAAGCGTATGGGTTTTAACAGGTTCGCTTGGATTTGAAACGATGAGGTATCTGTCGTTTCCGATGTCTTTAATCTGTTTTTTTAAAATGTAGCAAGGTGTTCCAGATGTGCATTGTGTAGGCACATATGCATGTCGTGATCCTTCGTCAAGGTGGATTATATATATGGTTTGGTTCTCATCGTATTCTAGCACGGTCCCGACAGGAAGATAGTCAACTATTCCATAGCATTCACTACCTTGACTTCTACATGGGTAGTTTGGTTCGGATGAAAGAGCTCTGACACCTTCCTTTATAAAGCCTTGTGTCGCGAGTGCTGTGCCAGGTGATGATAAGATCATTGAAATGTATATAATAAGTATTACAAGTCGCAGCATGGTTTTGATTCCCTCCTTTATGGATATTATGCCGATATTCCATGTGGCCATTTAGCCAAAAATGTCATCCCATGGCGACCAGTCATTGAGCACGCCTTGCTGCGTGATTGCGTCCATCACCGCCCGCACGGTCTTGATGCGCTGCACGGGCAGAGGGCCGATGCTGACCCTGCTTAAGGCCTCAAGCGGATCATGCTCCTCCAGGGCGGCAGCGATATCGGCATAGCGCCCACGCCCCTGGTGCAGGATGTCGAATACCATGCAGGCCTCCTGCCAGGGCTTTCCCTCGAGGTCGGGGATCTTTTTTGCAGCGGCGGCCAGTTTCTTTTGGGAGGTCGTCACGGCCAGATCCACCTGGGCCCTCCGGGCCTCGTCGTCCTCCACGCACCAGAGTATGAGTCGGGCCAGGGCCAGAAGTTCCGCCTGATCTACCTCCACCGGGTTTGCGTTGAGATAGCGCATGAAGTCCAGCAGCTGCAGCTCCGTGCGCCCATTCGGCCGCAACACCTGGCTTGCCGTTTCCAGGTTTTGCATACGCCCGTGCTGATCCAGGCAATGGACCCGGGGTTCACCCTGCCCATCCGTTTCCAAACTCAGGTCTGGAAAGTAGGAACGGGCTGTCGGCAGCGTCAGAAGCCGGCGAAAGAGCAGGATAAGGTTGGCCCCCGGGGTATGGGCGGCGAATTGGGGGCATCCGAAGGTGAATCCCGCCCGATCGTAGGAATTAATCCGTCCGAAATAGCCGCCGCTTTCGGCCAGGATGGTCGGGTGGAGAAAGGCGCTCCAGCCAGGGTGGCTGGCGTCGAAGTCTTTCGGGTCGTAAACCCCGGCTATGGCGAGGTGGGCCAGATGGGCGGGCTTTTGGGCCAAACCCAGCCGGGGCATGTCGTCCACATGGTGCTGAGGCGAGCCCAGGCACAGTCGCATGCCGGTCGAGGCGGTGGCGTAATGCCGCCCCGAGGCAAACTCGAAGGTGAAGGTGACGGCGTTATCCTGCGCCGGGTCGGCGTTCGCTGGGCGTACATCCTCGGGGCCGGGTTCGTCAGGCCGGGCCGGAGTAGTAGGGGGGGACGCCGCACTCCACAGATCGTCGGCCAAGAGCGGGATAGGCCAAGATATTCCAAGCGCCTGTGCCGTCTCGGAACCAACGATGCCGTCAGGCGTCAGTCCCCGGGCGGCTTGGAAGGCCAGCACGGCGGCATGAAGCATGGGGCCGAAGACGCCGTCCATGGCCCCAGGGTGTATGCCGTTGGCCGCCAGGGCGGCCTGGATGGTCCGGATTGCCGGGCCTCGTTGGTAGGGCGAATCCAACTCGAAACATGGCGTGGCGGCGTCAGTGAGCCCCAAAATGGCCTTGGGCGGCTCGTAGGTGACGCCGGGGAGGAGAACTCCCATGCTCCAGGGGCGACCGGCCACGGGGAAGATTCCCACCCCGAAGCGCGTCCCCCTGGCCTCCACGGCCTCACCCGTTCCGAGCGAGATGGCCACATGCCCATCGCGATGTACGGCGTCGGATCTGGGAATGCGGACCAGGATGGCGCCAGGAATGCCGCAGGCGTCGGCAAGGGCGATAACGGCGTTTTTTTCCCGGGCATCGCTGGCCCAGTAGCCGGAATAGGCGTTGGCCTTGTGCAGCCCCTCGGGCTTGGCTCCGAACACGATCTTGTAGGCCTGATAGGCGCACCAGGAAACGAACTCCGCGCAGTCCCAGGGACCAGTCCAGGCTGGATTGCCAAGCGGGCACTCGCAGCCGTAGACGTATTTTTCTCCGAGATGGCGTGTGGCGACCTCAAGGATGTCCTTTCCTGTGAACATGTTTTTTCTTCCTGTCCGGTGTTCATGGTTTACTGTATTTGAATCGAAAAATACATCCTAGTTGTTACTTGAAAGGTATTTGCTCGGAATAACGCAAAAAAAGGGACAATATTTCTGGCAAATCGTTAGTTATTCGATTTTTTAAAGATAGCATGATATTATCGAGATGAATATATTCGTCAAGAAATATTTTGCTCGCGGGTCCGCGAGTGCGGTGGCGCGTCAGGGGGAGAAACGAACGTCGGAGGGAATTTCCTCTACGCGACCAAATGGAAACGGGCGTCCATCTTGGTGATGATCCTGCCCACCTATGCGGCGGTTTTGACCTTCGGGGCCGGGGTGTATGCGGCCTGGGCCTTTCTGACGGCCTACGTCGTGGCCCTGGCCGGGCTCATGTGGCTGCGCTACCGGGGCGGCAAATGGCGGCGCATGCGGGTCATCGAACAGGCCGCCGGGGCCGCTCCCCCCTGACGTCTCCTGACGCCGCCTGGCCTGCAACGCAAACGGGCGGTGGGACGCATCGCGTCACACCGCCCGTTTATCCTTCATCCCGCGTGGGAATTGTCGATCACTCCCTGACCATGTTCGGGTGATGCACCTCGCTGCCCTCCATCTCCACGGTGTGGCAGACGTCGCAGCGGCCCTTGCTGCCGATGACCCCGGAAAAACCCATATACTGGATGGGCTGCACGTTGTCCCGGTTCTTGCCGTAGGCGTTGTTCGCCACGTAGGTGGCGTGTGGCGCGCCGTGGCAGGCGATGCAGGGCACGTTTCCCGTGTCTTCCTTGCGGCTGCGGTACAGCCCGGAACGGTCCTTGACCCAGACGTTGAAGGCCTTGGCGTCCCTTTCCGCCATGGTGAAGTCCTTGTGGCAGGTCAGGCAGTCCGGTTCCTGTATCCAGGCCAGACGCGGATTGATGTCTGCGGTCTGCGGAACCAGGCGCGGACGGATGTTTTTCATGAAGATTTCCGCCCGCTCCTTGCCTGCCGCCTGTTCCGAGCGAAGCACGGACAGGGCGTGGTCCTCCAGATAGCCGTGGCAGGAGGCGCAGCCGATACCCTTGGCGGAGTGGTTGTCGCGCAGGCAGCGGGTGACTCCCGTATGGCTGTCCGGGTGGCAGTTGGCGCAGGCATCCTCGCCCTGGCCGGTCATGTAGTTGACGTGGAAGCCGTGCATGGCCGCCGAGAGGTTCAGGCGTTTGGGATCGGCTGCGGCGTCGAACAGGGCGTCGGGATGGCAGCTCTGGCACATGACGGGCTGTCCGGCTGCGGCCCTGGCCGCCAGATCCGTGCCGCTGCGCTTGTCGTGGACGGTCAATATGCCTTCGGCCGTGCCCCCTGCGATGCCCGTGACCCCGCCCTTGCGGAACGCGCCGCCGTGGCATTTCCAGCAGCTCATTTCCGTGGACACGGGCAGGACCGTTTTGGTCTGCGCCACCACCTGGCCCGTGGCCTTGTCCGTGGCGGTGAGGGTGAACAGCGGATAGGGGTTCACGGACCCGTCGTCGGCATAGGGAACCACAGGGATTCCGGCGGCCTCGAAGGTCTTGGATTTTTCGTTGTAGGCCAGGGATCCGTCCAGGCCCTTGCCCCCGGCGGACTGGTCGGGCTTGGGCTCCTTGCCGATGAGCGAGGGGGCGTACTTCCAGAAGTCCACATGCCTGGAGGGATGCTTGAACCCCTCCGGGGCCGCGTAGGTGATCTCCACCCCGTCCGTGACCACCTCCGGAACCACGTCGCGTCGGATAAGGACCGCGCCCACGGCGCTGCCCGGCGGCAGAAAGGTGAAAAAGCCGTCGGCGTCGGTGATGCATTTGAGGCCCAGCGTACACCAGGACAAAAGCAGGTGTGAGGCCGTGTCCGGAGCAAAGGCCGGAATGTCCAGGGGCAGGGTCTTGATGTCCGCCACCACGGGTTTGTCCAGGGGACGGCCGTTGACCGTTGAGGTGATGTAGGCGGCCAGGGCGTCGCGTTCGGCCGGGCTGCCCACAAAGGGCGGCATCTGCTTGAAGAGGCGGCCCTGCCCGATGATGTAGGC
Above is a genomic segment from Desulfolutivibrio sulfodismutans DSM 3696 containing:
- a CDS encoding MATE family efflux transporter, with product MSSTAAHRGAYRRVLAIGLPLVVSMGATTLMLFTDRMFLGNYSLDAIAAAMPAGIASFAILSFFIGTAGYTGVFIAQYTGAGRPQRVGAALWQGVWFCLLAGVFSAAASLLAGPLFALAGHPHDVRVLEEPYFRILMLGGVFAILDAAFSGFFTGRGLTRVVMAVNLTGAILNIPLDYALIYGAFGFPELGIRGAALATVAGGAVSAALFTALIFTQKNERLFRVRSAWALDRDLFTRLMKYGLPGGVQFFLDIFAITFFVFLVGRIGKEELAATNIVFSINTLTFLPMVGFSVAASTLVGQALGAGDPDAAHRDTMATLRLTLGYMTAVALLFVVFPEVFLVLFRPRDLDAAGYAAITATGVWLMRFVAVYSIFDAVGMILFGALKGAGDSRYLMLSMGGAAILVMILPTYVAVETFGAGVYAAWAFLTAYVVALAGLMWLRYRGGKWRRMRVIEGAG
- a CDS encoding peptidoglycan-binding protein, translated to MFTGKDILEVATRHLGEKYVYGCECPLGNPAWTGPWDCAEFVSWCAYQAYKIVFGAKPEGLHKANAYSGYWASDAREKNAVIALADACGIPGAILVRIPRSDAVHRDGHVAISLGTGEAVEARGTRFGVGIFPVAGRPWSMGVLLPGVTYEPPKAILGLTDAATPCFELDSPYQRGPAIRTIQAALAANGIHPGAMDGVFGPMLHAAVLAFQAARGLTPDGIVGSETAQALGISWPIPLLADDLWSAASPPTTPARPDEPGPEDVRPANADPAQDNAVTFTFEFASGRHYATASTGMRLCLGSPQHHVDDMPRLGLAQKPAHLAHLAIAGVYDPKDFDASHPGWSAFLHPTILAESGGYFGRINSYDRAGFTFGCPQFAAHTPGANLILLFRRLLTLPTARSYFPDLSLETDGQGEPRVHCLDQHGRMQNLETASQVLRPNGRTELQLLDFMRYLNANPVEVDQAELLALARLILWCVEDDEARRAQVDLAVTTSQKKLAAAAKKIPDLEGKPWQEACMVFDILHQGRGRYADIAAALEEHDPLEALSRVSIGPLPVQRIKTVRAVMDAITQQGVLNDWSPWDDIFG
- a CDS encoding c-type cytochrome; its protein translation is MDYPVWQIAATGGGFWIALIATVHVFVAHFAVGGGLFLVLTETKGHRENSPAILDYVKSHTTFFLLLTMVFGGLSGVAIWFTIAVLSPGGTLTLVNAFVWGWATEWTFFLGEIAALLIYHYSFGKMAPRDHLRVGWLYFIFAWLSLLTINGIIGVMLTPGAWATTNDFWDGMFNPSFWPSLFFRSFLAFLLAGLFGFVTAVRVKEPAARERVVRSCVMWAVLSLPLLALSGWWYLTVLPPSTLDFILRGSAEITPYLQALPVIAVAVGVFALLMAVRLPLSVRTPVAALLLVLGFGVVGAFEYIREAGRRPFIIQERLWSTGIAPARAEPLSDPFLPRAAWARNKDVTAENRLDAGRELYAFQCLSCHSLSGPMKDIRRYTGHIGNEGVAAYIIGQGRLFKQMPPFVGSPAERDALAAYITSTVNGRPLDKPVVADIKTLPLDIPAFAPDTASHLLLSWCTLGLKCITDADGFFTFLPPGSAVGAVLIRRDVVPEVVTDGVEITYAAPEGFKHPSRHVDFWKYAPSLIGKEPKPDQSAGGKGLDGSLAYNEKSKTFEAAGIPVVPYADDGSVNPYPLFTLTATDKATGQVVAQTKTVLPVSTEMSCWKCHGGAFRKGGVTGIAGGTAEGILTVHDKRSGTDLAARAAAGQPVMCQSCHPDALFDAAADPKRLNLSAAMHGFHVNYMTGQGEDACANCHPDSHTGVTRCLRDNHSAKGIGCASCHGYLEDHALSVLRSEQAAGKERAEIFMKNIRPRLVPQTADINPRLAWIQEPDCLTCHKDFTMAERDAKAFNVWVKDRSGLYRSRKEDTGNVPCIACHGAPHATYVANNAYGKNRDNVQPIQYMGFSGVIGSKGRCDVCHTVEMEGSEVHHPNMVRE